In the genome of Mauremys reevesii isolate NIE-2019 linkage group 6, ASM1616193v1, whole genome shotgun sequence, the window AATGAAGAATAAAACTGGTATCCCTCTTCATGAAGAAGAAAAGGAATATCATAATTGGCTCGCCAGTCATATGCCTTAATGTTGAATGGAGATCGGGCAAAATTGATGAATTCATGAAGGAAGTGATTAGTATAATACAGCAAGTGAGGTTGTAGGATATCAGCAAAGGCCTGACTTTCCAGATCATAATGAATCATGTTGTGCAGGATGATATGCTGTATATCATTGACCAAAGACACATGAGTGCCACACAGTACTCTTAATTCACGCTTGAGCCATGGAACTAATCTGAGGAGGCGGGAGGGATTGCGGTGGAAAAAATCTGCTGAAATATCCCTGTAGAAACCTCCAGCTTGGACAATCCTCACCCACACTCCAGATCGATACAGAGCTCTCCTGAACTTAATTGTAACCTGCTCCCGTATTTGCCCCAATGATATTCCCCCAGGGTGAGATGGTCTTCTGATTGCAAACTGTCTCATCAGCTCATCAATTGCTCTCTCCCTCACTCGAGATGGTGGACCTGAAAAGCCATCATGCAGGATCCCATGGTCTGGTGGAGATTCAGGCCTTTGAGCAGAAGCTGACCTTACCTCAAACATGGCAGAGGATCTGTTCTCCACGGGTAGAATATATTCCTCAAAATCATTGTCAGCCTTGATAGTGTGGAAGAATGAATGGAAATGTTGCTTACAGAGTGGGCACTCAGCTTTCCTTTCCGACCATTCCTGTATACAAACAAAACAGAACCCATGGAAGCAGGGATTTAAGTAAGACACATTTCGGATTCTCTCCAAGCAGATAGGGCATCTTGAGTCTGAAGATCCCTCTCCTGCCACTGGAACATCCTCACTGCTTGTCCCGGCTATGGATGAAAAGCTGCCATCAGATTTAAATGCTTCTTTTGATGATGCCATGATCtactgaaagagaaaaaaagaggcCAACCAGTAGGATGAGTTTATGGTAGACTTGTTCAACTCAATTTTTTTTGGCCAGAATAATGGGATGAATTGCTTTGTTTTGTATTACCACTGCACCTGGCCTCTAAGTATGACATAGTCCAGAGACCACATATCCtcttcatcaggccctgctgacttaaaGACATCTACTTTATCAAAATATTCTTTAACATGTTCTTTCCCTATTCAggcttctcttccctctcctttgctcttaatattaattgtgttaagcatctggtaACCTTTTTAGTGATGACAGAAGCAAAACAGGCATTCAGCACCTCAGCCCTTCTTGGTGTTGCCCAGTGTTAACTCTCCTTCCTGCTAACTAGAGGACCTagactttccttcatctttctcttgctctcaATATATTTATAGAACCTATTCTTTTTGCTTTCTATGTCGCTTGCTAgctgtaactcattttgtgccttagcttttCTGATTTAATGCCTACATGTTTGTGCTACTCTTTTGTATTTATCCTTGGAAATATGGATAAATTGCTACTTTTTGTATAATTTAATATTGGCatctattcttcctatcttttcttcacattgggatagtttgatgttgtacctttaatattgcctctttCAGAAATGGCCAggtctcctgaactcctttttcccttagattttcttacCATGGGACCTTACGGatcagttctctgagtttgttcaAGTCtgcattgtccttattctgccgCCTgaactccttcctttccttaaaaaaatgaaatctaccatttcatgatcactttcattcATGACCACCTTCATGTCTGCAaccaattcctcttgtttgtcaGAAGTAAGTCTAAAATAGCTGTCTGCTTGGTTACTTAACTGTGTCTGCAGCATAGACATGCCTTAAGAATTAATTCACCAGTACCACTAGAGACTAATGCCTGAGATCAGCGTTCTTAGGAGGGGACAGAAACAGTAAGCAACAATTTATATTACATAATGCTCACCAGTTAAAGTGAAGGATCAAGCCAACCCATATTATTTGTAAGTTCTCCAAAAACTGGTTCTGTACTCAAAGATTAATTCTGTGGAGGCCACATTATACTTTTCTTACATGAAAAAGAGAGGCTGAATCTTTGATTAAAGTACAAAACTCAACTCATCCTTAACTACGGAGTCACTACCAACATCTCCCTACTAAGGAGACTTAAACAAGTTGAAAGGTTTTGTAAATGTTTTACCTAGAGGTAATTTGTAAATgttattttcttttcttgtctCTCTTTTTCACTCCACTCTGTGATTTCTTCCTTCATAAAGTATGTCTCCTTTTTTTCTCTCATGTCATCATCTCTCTATTGATCTCTTATTATAGGCTTAAGGATCCATGTTTCATGTGTTGCCCAAGACCAACAACATTCTGATTGGATCTTTTCGATGATGTCACAACCACACACCAGCTCACAATGATGGCATGGCtcaaaacttgttaaacattcataaccacaacataaGGGCTTTTTTTGGAGAGGGGCAAACTGGCAATTAAAGAGGGAAtggagagaggttttttttatttttacattatatTATTTCATAGTATGTCAGTAGTAGCATGCAATATGACATGTATATCATGTCAAGTCACATCAAAATATGGCATGTCCTGTGATGCACTGCTTCTTCTGCCATGTCACgaaatacaaaaataaaggtAATATTAAAAATGGGGGGAAGGTTTGAAAgtaaaattgtttttatacaaCATTTCTAAGTttttaattaatatatttgaGCAGGAATTTTCATAAATATTGATACaatttcacacacagacacacatagaCACACACCAGATTTGTTAAATCGaattttctgatcagctctaaCAGTGACATCCCACTGAACTGATGGAGAGCCCTGGGGAGGAATGCTTCCTCTAACTCTGATACAGTTGCAGCAGCAGAAAGGGACAGTAAAAATCTCAGATATGGCCAGGGGAgaaccctccctctcctcccattctTCAACACAGAAAGTAGGTTGGGTCAGGTTTGTAGAAGATCCTGCTGACAGTAGGTGGCTCAGTTTGGGTAACCCAGTGCAGAATCACAAGGTTGTGATGTTGGCTCAAAATCAGCTTAGTCCCTTCTCTCTTTGGACTGTGAGTTTTGCGGTGTGCCTCAGAGAGACAAAGCGAAAACAGAACAAaccacaaacaaaaaaccacaccctTGATCCAGTCAGTTCTCAGGGAAAACAAAGGATCTTGCTAAGAGCACCATGTTGGTTCAAGGCCCAAGGGAGACAGGGTACAGAGGGACTCTGCGGGTAGCACGAACAGCCCTAAGAGGAGTCATCAAGAGACCTGGTTTTCTCCTCCTCTCTTGCTAACAAAGAACAAAGGCAGACCAACTGACTTGTTTCCTTTATTCTGAAAATAGCACCTCAGCCCTCCACCCACATACCTCAGTTTTCAAAACCACAACCTGAAAGGGACTAGTTCAGCCAACAATTAACCTTCTGAAATTAATTAGTCCTATGAGCAGGGACTGCCCTATGAGAAACTCAAGAGGGCTGTTTGGGGAAGTCCAGAGGTCAAAAGACAGAGTCCATCGTGGAAAATGTCCTGCAAGCTTGATGGTACAGTTGGCTTTGCATTCTCTGGAGAAGCAAGTGATGAGCAAATGACACCTAGACTGATGATGAGCACTATCACTGTTTAGCAACACACGTGGGTAAGGAAAGGGAATTTATCATTCTATGAACACAAGTTTTAGTTGTCTGCAAAGGCTTCTGCACTGCCGTGGCACACAGGAAATTATAACAgatttacatacatacatacatacatacatacattttcAACACAATTAGAATAAATCCTCTTTTATTGTAAATCTTtaccatactttaaaaaaatcactctagaggggaaaaaaatcggAGAGGAGGAACAATTAATTCAACTGCCAGCTTGTTGGGAGCATGGCTCCTTCATTCTTGAGAGGCCACATGGCCTAGCAGGGGAGGCAAGAAACAGGAGTCAAGTGAGCTGTTCCCAATTCTGCCCCTGGCCACTTTCCCTCTTTGTGCCTGTGagtctctccccccgcccccatttatTTGCCTTGTTTATTTAAGTTGAAATCATTCCAGGACAGACCATTTGTAGAACGCCTAGAATGATGGGGCCTCCCAATGCGAGTTACAGCCTCTATCTATTACATGCACATAGTTTTCCATCGTTCCAAAGGGTAACGTGATAGAAGAGAGGAAATCCATTTAACATTGGAGAGCCCACTTCATTCATCATTCTCAAAACCAGATAGTTACAATGGGTTTTCCTAGAAGCCCCCACAGCTTGGCCTATCTCCTACCCTCACCAAAGGAGGAAAGTTACCCAAGAattgagttcttttgaaaaaaatccacCCCATGTAAAGGTAAAGTTAACCAAAAATTAGGAGCATCAGGTATCTGAACTCTCTCCTGCATGAGTCAGTGCAATACCATTTTTGGTTTTGGATGTTCCGTTTTTCTATTAAATATCAAAGATTTCCATGAAAGGAGATGCAGTCTGTTAAAAATTCACTCTCAAAACTCCAGATTTCCGTTAAAAGTGATTGAGAAGAAAGTTTTCAGTCGGCCCTAAGATTGAATGCTTTTGATTCTGAAGAACCGTAACATCATGCGGGACACAAGTTTGTTAAGCAGTCTACTTGCTGCCACCAGTGCCTGCGTTTGACACCTTTGTACTAGATCTAGAAAGCAATCAGATGAACAGGAtttcaaatgcattttaataaatAGGCTGCAGCCAGAGACAAAGTTTAGAAGATAAAGTACTCCTACCAAGGCAATTGTTTGTTGAAGCTGGGAAAGAGCCTGCTGAGCCATTTGCTCACCATGATCCATCTTGGCCAGGGAATGCTGGTAAGCTTGGTGCTGGAGCTCAGCTGGTTCTGCTGCTCTACAGAACCCATTTCTGATCCCTCCAAAGAAGTTTCAAGTTTAGCTGAAGGAAACAAATAAGTTTAGCCATCTAATCAAATTAAAAGGAGAGGCTATCTGCAGAAgcagcgccagggtttctggcatcctaggcagaattcagggggaggcattttgtgcgctcctcATGGGGCACGCTGGAGCTttcggttccactcccatcgcgccgccgaagaaggaccctccgccgaaatgccgcaggcgacagcagcagtcattgagctgctcaattgcctgctgctgttttccgcagcacgttggcagaaggtccttcttcggcggcaggacGGGAGTGGAAACAGAAGCTCCCATGcgcccatggggagcgcacaaaatgccaccccccaaatcctggcaccctaggcaaccgcctagggtcgcctaatggaagcgccagccctggcTATCTGCTAAATGTCAACCAGACTAAAATGTGGGTCAGGCTTGGAATTTCTTTAAACCAATTATATAAAAATCTGCAATCGCTTATTCAGAGTTAGCAGAGTGTGCATTACATGGCTGAGTCTTGAACGGTTTTGCTTTATGAAACAAAGAAGGTTGTCATTTGCTGCAAGCTAAAGGATGTGCTGTTAAATGTTGCAGTTTGATTTTTCATACCTCGGCTTTAAAAGGCCAAAGATAAAACTATGATTTGATGGGCATTCAGCTCAGAGCCTGAATCCAGTAGCCTAGAGTTATCTGATCAAGGATTAGCTTGTTTGTGTTCTGAAGTAGAGCTCTTTGCTATCTTCCTTACCTAGTGGAAAGGCTGGGTTATCTAGCCCATCTGACACAGGAAGATGTTTAGCAGAACTAGGGAAACAGCAATTTTCACTTCCCACTTTTAACAAAGGTGAAAATGTATTCTTACCTAGACTCTCATCTGTCATTGGGGGACGGTGGACAATCAGCTCTTCAGGCTTCTTCAGCACTGCGTCAATGCCACTCATGAGTATCTGACCAATACTTGAACCCATTAGTTTGTTCACATTGCTGCCTGCCACAGCTGTGGCAGTTTCTATACTGTTGTGGACAACCTCTTTGGCCATGTCTACTGAATGCTTTGCCGCACTGATAGCACTGCAAACTGTAGCCTGCATGCAAGATACCAGCTCCTTGTTATCAGAAGCCACCTACAGAAAGAGGACAGAGAAGAAAGTTGACACCAACTCCAAGAACTGAGGTTTAATTCAAATTGGGAGAGAAGACCGGCATGTGCTCATCTTTAAAAGAGGTATTTTAATCATTCCTTCGGGGCACTTTCTAGAGCTTTGACCAATACACTTCAATAATTTATCTTCTGCCTAATTCTGACCAACAACTAGAATACTACTAGCTTTTGAGAATATGTACTGCCAGCCAACACTGGATGCTATTCTCTTTGGAAACCTCAACTCCACAACTAATTCTCTCTAGCTCAGGTGTACCACTGCTCTTCCTCTTGGAACAGTGAAAGGGTCACCCCTATGGAGACTTGTTATAAGGGTCATATCTGATACATCAGTTTGAACGTACCAAGATGCTTATATACTGACTAGCTGATTTTCGgcactttttttaaatataaacctgCTTAAGTGATGTGTTTATTCCACATAGCAACTTACAAGAGTGATGCTTTGACAACAAgattgttgagatgagttcctatctgcatcctgtaaaacttgcccataccggtattgccctggcctcttcttttgtcattcagtgttgaacgcattctaagacaatatgcatttcctcaccttttgggggcgaggccagactttaaggcacctgctcccctacatggtgtaaactttgcttgtgccaatcagaaacgaacacaaacaggttttgggccccgtcccctatgacacttctgtgatgtcatagttggtactttaggcctgcctgccatgtgccggcagggagaggagaaagaaaaacgaaccctgtgtatcctgtgtacacccgtaaccgagcctgatcacctcgaagcctctctctccgCTCACGTGTATCAAACAGAgtttctacgtttgccggtcgctatgcgttggtttgtatttgtaagtatcggttattactaaatgctgcatctttgtttataaatattgttagtagatattttagtcattgtgtgttttaagtttcattaactctattagctaatcatacgctgctcccttaccccttgtaattatccccaataaaactttaaattgattaattttagttgtgtgtgtgtgtctgcagtttgcatcgtgacccatactctccttgcatcccttaccaatatagtctattgccacgtgcagcctggtaaataacaggcctgcatttttctttcgcccctgcgtgCTCGTGGCACTTTacatggcgtcacgaacaggatgcAAGGGAGTTGGGCCATGCCCGTGGCACGCTGCAGACCGCGCAGATAATGAAACTGAACAGTTCCAACATTTGCAGTTTCACGTTTTTACTAGCCAAAATTCAACCAATCCAAAGGCAAAACTCTAAAAGGCTATACTGTGCCATTAACCCTGGCAGATACTCTGAGGCTGTTTCCACCGTCCTGTTTAGCATGATATGCAAGGCCCTTGATCTGTGCTCTGTCCTCCACGGGGGCACAATGTTTGCAGCTAAAcaggcagccccaggctctcctaAAGATGATAATGAGGAGAAGACAGAAGGTAGAGCCCATCACTACCACCCCCCAAGTCCCTctcagaaaattttgccaccccCATATGAAGCTCCTAAAACTCCTCTGTATCCAGCTCTGCCAACAGCCCCAGAATTTACTGAATCTAAAACTGTAGCAGAAGCTTTGCCTATTGCGATAACTAACCTCGATGGAGTTAATCtttcttggctcaggtctcgctaccttcctaggttgctcttccCCGCTCCGCCTCTCCTCACTTcggctctctctctttttgttttaaaagttaaaagctataattttttacagaaacctccaaaaaataaagcaattgaaaacagaacaaaacaagaaacaaaaagaaaacaaggtaaaaactttaaatccagtaaattaattattttaacccttcactaATGCAACAGCTgaaattattcctaactttcttgaagatatggtttccaagcaacagaagtgcactctctgcttcttatcctaaccactaactaatatttgaaacatgggctttcttatttccatatagcagagttttaaaataacgttaaatataaagtaatgcaaaattccttgttaccgaattaatacaatacatttggcaaatactaatatatttttatcaaatttatgctacaagttttaaataaggtaataatttgtttattcaaatgtttaacccttttactttttatttttggttgtgttattttgtataaatatgaatagaattttggcgccatttgtttttaattgtaagtttgtcctgtatgtcgtgtgtgtgtgttgtgtctatgttgtgtgtgtcacgtgactatttttttttcaaaaaaatatttttattttgttgcaacaaaagcaaattttatacccttttaaaaatatatatataagatgtggtaccacactattttaaaatcatggttggggtgtaatcaggcactttttttaaatataaacctgCTTAAGTGATGTGTTTATTCCACATAGCAACTTACAAGAGTGATGCTTTGACAACAAGATGAGCTTAAATTGAAGAATAACACATCTAGAAGATTTACTGCCAAGAAGTTTGGAAAGTCCTAAAGTTCCCATACAGAGAAAAGGGTCAAAATCACCAGGTCAAAAACACATGGCTAGTGTGTAATCAGTAATAAAAGCAATTAGAAAAGAGAAATAACATAAAAATAGCAAGGACAGCAAACCAGTTATGACAGTTGAAGCTTACACATACTTATTGTAGGAGTTGCGGAAGATATGTAATACTTAATGGTGATTGGAAGAGAATGAATATGAATAGTCATTGGAAGAGAACTAATGAATATATAATTGGGATGTGTGTAGTATGTGTGAAATTGTAAGGGGTAGTCAGAGCTTCACAGGAGAAATCCATTATTATCAGCTTATGCTCCAGGAGAAGGCACAGTAATCATCCACAAGGAGTATTTTTTGGTTGAAATAGAAATTTGAATTAATAAACTTAAGTGTGTGACATTTTCCACCCAACATCATCTTCCCCTTCCAAAGATACTcttaaggagttactgtatcagcTGGCAGCGTCTCCCCCAGTCCTTCACAGGGAGGTGTATTCGCTGGACCTGCTGCAACTGTAATGGGATCACTTTGATTCCCAGAGAAACTTTTCAACTCTTGTTATGAATACATGCACTGGCTAAGCCAAGAGCTGCTTCTAGATATCCAGTTCTGCCATTATTCCTACATATGGCTCATATCTGTAGTTAGTTAAGCCTTGAGAGCTACATACTAAATGACCATAGTCAAGGTGTTACATCTACCTCAGcctaaaagacggttactcaccgtagtaactgttgttcttcgagatgtgttgctcctatccattccagttaggtgtgcgcgccgcgcgcgcacggctcttcggaagatttttaccctagcaactccggcgggccggctgggcgccccctggagtggcgccgctatagcgcaggatatataccccagccggcctgtccgctcctcagttcctttttgccggctactccgacagtggggaaggagggcgggtctggaatggataggagcaacacatctcgaagaacaacagttactacggtgagtaaccgtcttttcttcttcgagtgattgctcctatgcattccagttaggtgattcccaagccttacgtaggcggtggggttggagttAGATGTGGCAGAACGCAACCgctaagccaaaggctgcatcagctctggactccTGGACCAATGAGggaaaggtgtggaccgaggaccagggaGGTGTACAACACATCCCCCGAAAGGGTAtgcgagccaggaaggcagctgagAAGCGTGAGCCCTGGCGGAATGTGCAGCaaggtggctctatggaacatgggccaaaacagaggaggtgcggatgcacaacgtcattgaagatgaaatcctctaggaggagacaggtatgcccttcgtccggtatgccggtacgatgaaggttttgggggcgtTACAAGAGGGCTCTGTCCACTagatatagattgcggacgccctacGGATGTCGAAGGAGGGTAACCGTTGCTCTCCTTGCAAAGAGagtggctttggaaagaagaccggaatgaagatatcctggtagatataaaAGGCCGACCCCTCCTTAGGGAGGCAGGTTggacgtggtaataactgcccttgtccttgaggaacacagtatacctTGGGCCTATTGAGAGagtctgaagctcggagactcgtctggctgcaggaaaggctacaggaaaactgtcttgcaggacaggtatatcaatgagcatgttgacattggctcgaatagggcagtcataaagctggttagaaccagattgaagagccaggtttatggcggggccccactgggggggaggtataaacgctccaagccctgaggaaccagatggaatggagcGGGACCTCGGCGGGGGAAACATTGCGCGTTTcggagcagcaggagaaacgcttccacttggccagatacttTAACCGAATGGAAGATATTCTACCACCctggagaatcctgtagaaccgaggcagaacaacgtaactcggatcggtttagtcACGCAGGAGTCCTgttgtgaggtgcagggattacaagacTGGGTGGTGAAGGTTGCCGTGATCCCGCGTCATGGGGTCTGtgccaagagggttgctaccAACAGGTGTAGCAACATGGTGTGCCAATGCTGCCCAGGTTACACTGGAGTGATCACGATCaggggcgctctgtccctgcggagttttagcaggatcTTGTGAACCAGCGGGGACAGTGGAAAGCGTACGGCAGATGGCTGGTCCACGGCCTCAGGAAAATCCTCCAagaccgagcctggggagaggccttggaacgaggagaatttctctctctttctgttctcGCGAGAGCGAGGAGGCTGTGTggggaaagacccacttctggaaaaccaaatagataaagacgggaggaaactaccacttgtgagacaggaaggatctgctgagacgatccgccagctgaattgcctggtacacaaggcagactgctctcagctctcggacattgatgtgtaaggccagctcttgcACTGACCGAAGGCCATGAGTGCGAAACTACGCCAGGtgcgcacccagccgagagatgggctgtctgtcataagggaccccgaggggtgaatgaaacagcatccctggatacaccagggaggaCGCTGActcccagtcgagggagcctaggctgctcggggggaacgagacgaccacgCGTATGCcatctctgcccgggtggcacacccagctgagccacgattgaagtgaacagaggcgaagcctggcatgtttggttgcaaatgtgcagacagccatgtgactcaggaaacctaggcaagtgcgagcccaagttggcgggaaggtccatagaccttgtacaattgttaccctcacctgaaaccaaggctgaggtaagcaggctctggcgagtctgGAGTCCAGGACGGCCCCAATGAATTCCCTTCCCTgtatgggaatcagagtggattttaatattgatcatcaggcctagacacagaaataggttcgtgtcgatgcccacatgactggtactTTGGGCCCGGTGGTTCTTCGAATGAGCCActcgtctagatacggagaacgtgtatccgacggtggcgaagaaaggcggcgactacagccatgcactttgaatacccctgggctgtatagaggccaaccaggagggccgtatactgggaataacgatggtaggccccaaactgagggtaccttctgtgtggaagagaaatggcgacgtgaaaacatgcgcccttcatatcgagggcggcgtaccagtctctgggatcccaggatgggatgacggtcgccctgggtaccatgcggaactcatctgcatcgtgacttgttgagttcccgcaggcctaggataggtctgagacctcccttcgcctaggggattaggtttcgcccttaggtacctccagtatagctccgatgaagaggagcgtccgcacctcttgccagaggaattgcttgtgagaggggtccctaagagggacgaggatgggtaggcttttgccccattggtggtcagaaggaccctaatttcggctcctttggggtgcggattgatggccacgaccgtgtaagccacgcccgctggcCAAGTCCTGACTTTGTCaaggcgcagggtaagagcggaggttggggacggaaacgtcggcgctgaatcaccggcgtgtgcatgccgagagagagagagcaaagtgaccctgctgccctttaggttctgcagcctagggccagtgttttcagagaacaggcctgtgccattgaagggcaagtcctgtatagcgtGCCGCAGCTGTGAGGGAAGGGTCgacaactggagccatgaaacgcgccgcgtggcaacacccgaggccagagtcatggcagcggagtcagctgcgtccaacgaggcctggagggaagctctctccagctccgtcctttgctgcaggagggcatcgaactcctgacgggag includes:
- the LOC120408301 gene encoding E3 ubiquitin-protein ligase Topors-like isoform X1, coding for MASSKEAFKSDGSFSSIAGTSSEDVPVAGEGSSDSRCPICLERIRNVSYLNPCFHGFCFVCIQEWSERKAECPLCKQHFHSFFHTIKADNDFEEYILPVENRSSAMFEVRSASAQRPESPPDHGILHDGFSGPPSRVRERAIDELMRQFAIRRPSHPGGISLGQIREQVTIKFRRALYRSGVWVRIVQAGGFYRDISADFFHRNPSRLLRLVPWLKRELRVLCGTHVSLVNDIQHIILHNMIHYDLESQAFADILQPHLLYYTNHFLHEFINFARSPFNIKAYDWRANYDIPFLLHEEGYQFYSSLTTSSEEEEDSQDDDDGESIASNDEESWDDEIPGSTCSSLEQAADDLVSTLGSSDGEFVRRENVQRLFQMQTHFDEANNRSPSDNCILYSLAERIADTFDSLSNTAETKQDGEKEEEKMQPIRDPDSSNSHGAGCLIVSSDGQFDNQRHGTLPLPQQIQPEREVVHITEHVQSEAEAIDNNKQIEAKTEEPVIFELIRSKAEETVKSVQLLSPGEEIVNGGESPSSTDKLPSSSTKKRDSRCFPCIRRS
- the LOC120408520 gene encoding perilipin-3-like, producing the protein MTQLAEKGASSPTLVASDNKELVSCMQATVCSAISAAKHSVDMAKEVVHNSIETATAVAGSNVNKLMGSSIGQILMSGIDAVLKKPEELIVHRPPMTDESLAKLETSLEGSEMGSVEQQNQLSSSTKLTSIPWPRWIMVSKWLSRLFPSFNKQLPW